AAACACAGCCAGCATTTATCTTTTTGCTGTTCATTTTGGTTCATGACTCTGGGTCCTTATTTTTCTGTCCTTCAGATTGTATGTTTTCATGAGTTATTAACTTATTATACCTGATTTACTTTTATTCCACgatattttgtatttttaatCATCCCTTCTAAATTACTATTGTTTTCGTTCTCTTTGGAGAATATGTTGTATGgaaaagcaaagaaacaatCCAGAATTTATCCTaccacagttttttttttttaaaaaatagaaattccaGGATGCACCATATGACAGTAATGGTTGGATCCAGGTGGTTAAGCACTACGCTTTATCCAATTATAAGATTATATAAGGTTAATTTGTTGCAGATCAATTGCAATAAAGTAGATGGCTACAAAGTTCTCGATGCAGGCCACTTATAACCGCCTTTTAATTCCCCTATAACGGtgaactttctttttttcctgcaCGCGTGACTGCAGCTAATATTTTTTGCCTAAAGAGAAGTATACAAGGAAGCAGCTCACTACCCACCCATTCTTTTCTTAACCTATCATCTGCTTGCAGTTTATATACTTCCATAGTTCTATAGCAGTATAAAAGAAGCACCCAACTTATTCTTCTGTCTCTGTTTCTGGCATCAACCTGCAATTTATATTTACTAGTTTGGCTCactcaaatttaaaagtttACTTCCTCCACTGTGAACTCTAAGGCCAATAATCctatgggtgtgtttggataatgggaaatgagaggtgggattgggattgggaaatgaatgaagggttaggattaaatgaaagggggagaatgaatggttaggatttaaagatgtcttttggtgggtgggaaatcatttccctaTCCCATTTGCCAAACATGGCCTATACACACTTGCATGTTGCATACTTTGGCCAAACATGTGGTACATTAATTTTTAGTTTCAGTCCGGTACTATGAGAACACGTACTTCTGGGGTCAAACACCACAGTAAAATTGAAATTAATATCAATATACCAGAATTTAGAACAGAATATAAGCAGCTAGCAAGCTGCTTAATTTATTACTTCTGGATGCAAACTGCTACTAGCTTACTATGGAATATTAGAGTTTATGGCAAGGTAAGGTGATGAACTCCATGAAACCACTAGTTCCAGTTGTCTTTGGTTAATTGGTTCTTTGCCTCAACCTCAAGCCATCAACTAGCCCATCTACCTGTAAAAAATCATATTCACTTCTTACTTGCATTAGCTGATTTCATAACATTATTGTACTGTATTATCAGTTCCACCAGCATATTCTTCAACCTTATACAAAGCCGTAGAAAGAACCCATGTTGAAATAGAATAGCCATGTTGCATTATACTCTAAAAATGCATATTCACTGGTTTACTTGTATTATTAATTCCACCAGCATAATCTTCACCTTATTCAAGGCCCAAATCTAGAAAGTAGTCATGTTGAAATATAAtaacaatattatattaaaCTTGATTGATAGAAAAGTCGCTAAGGAGATAGCTGGTTGTATTGTGAATACAGAGTGCCTTGCCCACTTGCATTGCATACATCAAGGACCAAGTGGCAAAAGCTATCTTGCACACTAGCTAGATACATGAAACATGAGCACACTTGCAATGTTACATAGCTGTAAATATTTAGATCCATGCTAATGATTCTTCTACAAAAGCACTTCACTTCTGCTAGGTGGATAATTAACTTGGGTAACCTAGTTCAATATATTGCTTCAATAACATGGGCCCACCCCTTTACCATAACCAAATTGTGGTGCTACCTTGATCTCATCATCCATCCTCAAGCATGTTTCTGGGCAATAGTAATCCCACATAGGATATGGCAATAGAGGACCAGATAGGCTATTGGATGCACTATCCTTTGCTTCATCAAAACATGGCCCTGGGAGCACATTTGGTGCCTCAATTTCCATCCATATCTGATCCATGGGATAACCATCCATGTCAACAGGGGTGCTTTTCATGATGCTTGTGATGCAGCCACTGCCGCCATGAAGTTCCTGCTCCTCAATTCCAATGATCATTGACGGGGTCTCTGGGTGGCAAGATTGGTATGTCAGTGAAGACGAGGATGATGAGGGTGACATGTTACTCTTCCTCTCCTGTGCTTTCTTCCTCATATGTGTCCTCCAGTAGTTCTTGATCTCATTGTCAGTACGTCCTGGCAGACGCCTTGCTATCCTGGACCACCTATTGAGGAGAACACCAAATATATCATCCATAGTAGTAGAGAAATTAAGCTCTTTGTTCTTGACATTATCCTTTGGATCATATCATACCTGTTTCCCCACCGAGCATGGAGCTCAAGGATGAGGCGCTCTTCATGCGGAGACATGCGCCCACGCTTGAGGCCAGGGTGGAGGTAGTTGACCCACCGGAGGCGGCAGCTCTTGCCTGTGCGATTAAGGCCTGCATGGAGATACAAACAGTGTGTGCAAGAAGAGAACTCGGTTAGAGATGGTGGCGTTTCCTGTTGCGACTTAGCGCGAAGGAATTCAATATAGCTACCTAATTTTTGGATCCCCCACCCCTCAAACCTGATACTTTGGCAATGAAATCCCAACGACGTTCACCGAACAATCGGACAGTGCATACCAGTTGCAGGTCCTCCTGCTCTGTCCATGGCCCTTTGCGTATCTCTTCTCTCACTGTCACCATATTGATTACCCTAGTATATGATGACAGTGTTGCACTAACGCTGCTCGCTCCTACCTTGTATCGGCTCGGAGCCGGTCTTCTTGCTCTTCTTCCACCTCTGTGTGCTTGTTGGCTCCAGCTTCAGGATGTGATCCTTGATGAACTCCAGCCTGTTCAGCAGCAGAGGAAAACTAGCTACTAGAGAGAGTAAACCACTTTGGTTTGTTTGCCCTATGGTCTGGTGGCTTTTGCCCCTCATTTATAGGCAAGAGAGAGAGCTCTTGGGGTCACGTGATGGTGGAGCTCCCTAAAGATCCCATATTACATCATTTGTGTTGTCCACAGATTCTAACTAATAAAGTAGCTTTTGAATTGGCTTATGCTGCACGTATAATATTGCACCTTCTTAGGTGTTCCAATTAGGTTCTCCACTATCTTGGCATAAGGAGTTCATTGGAGATAGAAGTATATGCCGCCATTGTGATTACAAATTATACATGAACTCTGATGCATTGTACATGTAACAACTTTGTTAATACTGGACATGTTTGAAATTTCATGAACATCCTATTTCATGTTCATATGTCTTCCTGAATCTTCCTAGCTTTTGATTTGTTAATAAATCATTGCATGTTCATACCTTGTAGAAACATATTAATACAAGATTTTCGCCGGGTCATATTAATACAATATTGAAATGGTACAAATTATTGGCCAGTTGATTGTCCTTTTTTAGGGAGGGAAGACTTCTGGACTTCTGCACACTGGTGGTAGCTATTTGTTAAACTTAAGAACTGAAAACACATAATCTGTTTGTTGCACAAACAATTTACTAATTGTCTACTGTTTCACCTTGATACCAGCTGGATTATTTACTGGTTTGTGCCAATACCAGCTGGAAACACCTATGGGTTTACTAGCCAGAACTGCCTACTTTTACTTAATTTTAGACCCTTAAATttatatttgtgcaaatatattCCTGTGTTTCAATAATATGATGATTTGAAGGTATATGCTACTGCTTTTCTACTTACGTGCTTCTTTGATGGGAATATGATTCATTTTTGTCTCTCTTGAGAAATAAAAGTTGGTGTGCTTATCACCTTTTTTTGGTGCTTGGATAGACCACCATACATGGTATAACTGTAAATAATGCCTTCTTTCTGTTTTCCAACCAACTAGATGAATTACAGGTCTACAGTCCTAAAACTTGATTGAAACATGATGCTTTTGATACACTCTCTCCGTTACATATTGTAAGGTGTTTTAGTTTTTGTCCTTCTCTaactttgaccaagtttgtagaaaaatacatctacaacaccaaattagtttaattaaatccaCCATAAAATATGTCTTGGTAGTTTATTTATTTGGTATTATAGATGTTAATACATTTTTCTATATACTTGGTCAAAGTTAGAGAACTTTGACTTAGGGCAAAACTAAAACACCTTACAATATGGAACTGGTGGAGTACTATATTTCTGGTTTTGTTTCAAAAAACTTTTAAACGTGTGGACTCAATTTTGGCAGTTATATTGTATGAAAGTTCAAGAAACTCTAATGACAGAATATCCAAGTTTGTGGACTAATGATGCTTTTCTTATTTAAATATTCTTAGTTTATGTTGCATAATATCATTGATCTTTTGGGTAACAATTGAAGTACCATTCTACCTAGGGTTGTATATTGGAAATATAGTAATGCATAATGGTTTGTTCTTAACAGGCAACTGCTGGTTGCTGATAGAAATATTAGCAGTAACCAGCACTAATTTGAAAACTGACTGGTTTTTGGCTGAAGTAAATTTACTTGAATTACTTAATGAGTATTAATTCTCCTCCTTTTTCAAGAATATTCTGTAATATGTGCGTGCTTGCAGATTAAAGACTTGGCCAGAGTCTGGACTGGAGTAATGTAGAATAAAACCTACTTTGCACTTCATGAAAAGGCTTGGGTATTCTGTAATTTTGACGGGCTTCTTACCATTGGAAATGGTATCTTCGAAAAGTCTCTATCTGGTTTCTTCCAAATATTTTTCCCTGTCCGTCTGATATGAAAAGCACTAGCCTTTTTGTCAGCCATTATCATTGGCACAGAGGACTCCATCCCTCCTTTTCTGTCAGCCATTATCACAGGCACAGAAAAAAGATCTTACAAGCTCACAGGCACACTCCCCGTACGACCCCAGCTCTCACCTACTACTGTAGTACAGTTTGAGTGGCTGCACAGGCCTCTGTCATTGAAGTGTCCCTCTAGAGCTGCTTGAGCCAGCTGATAGCAAAGCTTTTTGGAAATCTGTGGTACTAAGCTGACCTTGGCCTTTGCAAAGATCATTCATCGATGACCCTGATTGTACATCTGAAATGATGCACACTGTCAAAGTTTTGAACGTCTTTTTTTGAATGCTTCGGTGCTGTCAAGTCAACATGTTCTTATTTCAATTTGGTTTCGTCGAATTATGTTTCCTTTGCTTAATTTAGAATGATTTTGATTGACCCTATCATACTGATGACAGGATGTTAGGACATGCTGCTCCTTTTTTGCATGCTATAGTTATATATTTATTGTCAATCTCATTGTGAGTGGTTTCTCTTTTGCCATCATCATCTCTGCTGAAGTCCGCATTTTCATGCATAATTTTTGCCTGCATGCACAAGAGAGTGTCCTGAGATGACCACATCTCCAGAACAGTTGGTTCATTTGAAAATTGCTCACCTCTGGGACCTAACTTCTCCATTACTGTACACAATTActtgggtgttttttttttcccttcaggaGGGCCTCCATAACAGAATTGAAATGATTTTCTGATGTGAGGTTCAGCAATGGCAGCCAAAAAAGTCATGGAAGAAGCTCTGATGTGGAGGCCACCGAACTGCAATCTGTGCTGCAGTCCACTTTGGCCTGGAGGGGTGTGGCCTCTCACCAGTCACCTCCTTTTTATCTTGGCATCTTTCTTTTGGATTGCTCCTCGAGATACACTGCTGCACTGTTCTATCCCACTACTACAAAGAAAACCCTTtgatttttctttcctttcaatttccatccttttttttccgctgcttttGTTTGTTGTTTTGCTATGTTGGACCCCATGGTTACTAAAACCCGCAGGGTTCACCGCCCGGTAACCGGTCCAGAACTCCAAACTCTGGGTGCGGTTACCGGCTGGAAGGATATGAATTTGAACAAAAATTCTTCAAATTCAGAGCTATTCAAGCCGGTTACCGGGTTTCGCTGGGATGTCGTTTATTTCAGCGAAACCGGTTTTTGCCATGGTTGGACCTCTATCATGTCCCTATCGGCTGGTGTGGTCTCACCTAGTCAGCTGTGTGGGTTGGGCTACCTGGGAGGAGATGTTGAGCCCCTGcctctgcttcttcttcctctggcAGTGGCAGCATGCACTAGCTTCAGGATTTGTCGGTCATCATCGGCGCCACGACGAGATGTATGAAGCTCTCGTTCCAGTGCCCAATCGAGTGCCCTGTTGAAAATCTCCATGCAGGTGAGGTGTGCAGCTGCAATCCTTCTTGACTTCGCCATGGCCCCCCTCCAAAAGATGATCCCTGATGTGCAATTTCATTtgcaattgcaaatttgcacTCAAATTAGTGGAAACAGCACGTTGATGCTGTACACTGGAGGACTTTTCTTGGAGATGTTGGACACTCAAAATCCGATTTCGCACGCTGTTGCGCTGCCCGATTATGATAATCGGCATTTTTGTTTTCATATACGCAAAAATCGAATTTGGCCGTTTGGAAAAATGCTTTCTTGTAGGAGAGCTGGCTGGCATTTTAATCTGTTAATTAACCCCAAGCATTAACAA
This genomic window from Oryza sativa Japonica Group chromosome 12, ASM3414082v1 contains:
- the LOC4352559 gene encoding myb-related protein MYBAS2 isoform 1 (isoform 1 is encoded by transcript variant 1) — its product is MVTVREEIRKGPWTEQEDLQLVCTVRLFGERRWDFIAKVSGLNRTGKSCRLRWVNYLHPGLKRGRMSPHEERLILELHARWGNRWSRIARRLPGRTDNEIKNYWRTHMRKKAQERKSNMSPSSSSSSLTYQSCHPETPSMIIGIEEQELHGGSGCITSIMKSTPVDMDGYPMDQIWMEIEAPNVLPGPCFDEAKDSASNSLSGPLLPYPMWDYYCPETCLRMDDEIKVAPQFGYGKGVGPCY
- the LOC4352559 gene encoding myb-related protein MYBAS2 isoform X2, yielding MDRAGGPATGLNRTGKSCRLRWVNYLHPGLKRGRMSPHEERLILELHARWGNRWSRIARRLPGRTDNEIKNYWRTHMRKKAQERKSNMSPSSSSSSLTYQSCHPETPSMIIGIEEQELHGGSGCITSIMKSTPVDMDGYPMDQIWMEIEAPNVLPGPCFDEAKDSASNSLSGPLLPYPMWDYYCPETCLRMDDEIKVAPQFGYGKGVGPCY
- the LOC4352559 gene encoding myb-related protein MYBAS2 isoform X1 yields the protein MSPHEERLILELHARWGNRWSRIARRLPGRTDNEIKNYWRTHMRKKAQERKSNMSPSSSSSSLTYQSCHPETPSMIIGIEEQELHGGSGCITSIMKSTPVDMDGYPMDQIWMEIEAPNVLPGPCFDEAKDSASNSLSGPLLPYPMWDYYCPETCLRMDDEIKVAPQFGYGKGVGPCY